A single window of Candidatus Methylomirabilota bacterium DNA harbors:
- a CDS encoding ABC transporter substrate-binding protein produces MSDQPVSGPRSRTLSRRTFLRAAGVVGGASLGPAVLRRRAEAQETPSPIRPDPAAKRGGTLRYAVHNAPAHFDVHQSGTVANIGPQSPMYDCLIRRDPRDGQSIIPDLAWKWDISPDGKKYTFYLRKGVKFHDGADFTAEDVKATYDRIVRAPTGVVIPRSSLFTTVGEIVIVDPHRIEFRLTEARPKAFMLGSFASGWNIIVRKKTLEENQGNLRQVMNFPGTGPFKHVSRKDKEVWIMERNPNYWNKGLPYLDKLEIYHMFPFSPELGSSFLAGKIDYARLLDPVSWRKAKEMPNVTAAAFNQSVIQAFWMNMKKKPLADPRVRRAIHLAMDRPTLVEVVKDTAPMQLGGFVYPFHGMSTPKAELEKRLGYQRDIKPAVQEARRLMQEAGYGQGIKGLDFVVRDIQTFKLWAVAIQAMLKEHINIETNLRTVQTSVWFDEAAAGNFDLAISAIVSSLMDPSDYFTAWYGQNGPQNYSGWSNEQFHALAKQIERELDDTKRKAMVRKAEDILEQDPPLIPIAYEQIYDAYYNKVKGQNPSTFFGIYDVCRWDNVWLAQS; encoded by the coding sequence ATGAGCGACCAGCCCGTCTCCGGCCCACGTAGCAGGACTCTGAGCCGCCGTACCTTTCTCCGTGCCGCGGGCGTGGTGGGGGGAGCCTCCCTCGGCCCCGCCGTCCTCCGCCGCCGGGCCGAGGCCCAGGAGACGCCATCGCCCATCCGCCCTGATCCGGCGGCCAAGCGCGGCGGCACTCTCCGCTACGCCGTGCACAACGCCCCCGCCCACTTCGACGTGCACCAGTCCGGCACCGTCGCCAATATCGGCCCGCAGTCGCCCATGTACGACTGCCTCATCCGGCGGGACCCCCGCGACGGGCAGAGCATCATCCCCGACCTCGCCTGGAAATGGGACATCTCGCCGGACGGCAAGAAGTACACCTTCTATCTCCGCAAGGGCGTGAAGTTCCACGACGGCGCCGACTTCACAGCCGAGGACGTCAAGGCGACCTACGACCGCATCGTCCGTGCGCCCACGGGCGTGGTCATCCCGCGCTCGTCGCTCTTCACCACGGTGGGCGAGATCGTGATCGTCGACCCGCACAGGATCGAGTTCAGGCTGACAGAGGCCCGGCCGAAGGCCTTCATGCTGGGCTCCTTCGCGAGCGGGTGGAACATCATCGTCAGGAAGAAGACCCTCGAGGAGAACCAGGGCAACCTGCGCCAGGTCATGAACTTCCCGGGCACTGGGCCATTCAAGCACGTGTCGAGGAAGGACAAGGAAGTCTGGATCATGGAGCGCAATCCAAACTACTGGAACAAGGGGCTGCCCTACCTCGACAAGCTCGAGATCTACCACATGTTCCCGTTCTCGCCGGAGCTGGGCTCGTCCTTCCTCGCCGGCAAGATCGACTACGCGCGGCTTCTGGATCCGGTCTCCTGGCGCAAGGCCAAGGAGATGCCCAATGTCACCGCCGCCGCCTTCAACCAATCGGTCATCCAGGCTTTCTGGATGAACATGAAGAAGAAGCCCCTCGCCGACCCGCGGGTGCGACGGGCCATACACCTCGCGATGGACCGGCCCACCCTGGTCGAGGTGGTGAAGGATACGGCGCCCATGCAGCTGGGCGGCTTCGTCTACCCCTTCCACGGGATGTCGACGCCGAAGGCCGAGTTGGAGAAGCGCCTGGGGTACCAGAGGGACATCAAGCCCGCGGTGCAGGAGGCGCGCCGGCTCATGCAGGAGGCGGGCTACGGCCAGGGCATCAAGGGGCTCGACTTCGTCGTCCGCGACATCCAGACGTTCAAGCTCTGGGCCGTGGCCATCCAGGCCATGCTGAAGGAGCACATCAATATCGAGACCAATCTGCGTACAGTGCAGACTTCGGTGTGGTTCGACGAGGCGGCGGCCGGCAACTTCGACCTCGCCATCAGCGCCATCGTGTCGAGCCTGATGGACCCGTCCGACTACTTCACCGCCTGGTACGGTCAGAACGGCCCGCAGAACTACTCTGGGTGGTCCAATGAGCAGTTCCACGCCCTCGCCAAGCAGATCGAGCGCGAGCTCGACGACACGAAGCGCAAGGCCATGGTGCGCAAGGCGGAGGATATCCTGGAACAGGACCCGCCGCTCATCCCCATCGCCTACGAGCAGATCTACGATGCCTACTACAACAAGGTGAAGGGGCAGAACCCGTCGACGTTCTTCGGGATCTACGACGTGTGCCGCTGGGACAACGTCTGGCTGGCACAGAGCTAG